In Marinobacter sp. es.048, the following proteins share a genomic window:
- a CDS encoding HIT family protein — MERDCPFCAVNQDSEHGPMPSNALAHIRLDGFPVSQGHLLIVPNRHAAEWFDLSAPEQQAIMELVEQGKQWLEERYQPDGYNIGMNCGAAAGQTVMHMHCHLIPRYAGDQPDPRGGVRWVIPEKANYWSGR, encoded by the coding sequence ATGGAACGTGACTGCCCATTTTGCGCCGTCAATCAGGATTCAGAGCATGGTCCCATGCCATCCAATGCGTTGGCCCATATTCGCTTGGATGGTTTTCCAGTTTCTCAAGGCCATTTATTGATCGTACCCAATCGTCATGCCGCCGAATGGTTTGACCTAAGCGCTCCTGAACAACAAGCCATCATGGAGCTTGTCGAACAAGGCAAACAATGGCTTGAAGAGCGTTACCAGCCGGATGGCTATAATATCGGTATGAACTGTGGAGCAGCAGCAGGTCAGACGGTTATGCACATGCATTGTCACCTGATCCCGAGGTATGCGGGCGATCAGCCAGATCCTCGTGGTGGTGTGCGATGGGTCATCCCGGAGAAAGCGAATTACTGGAGTGGCCGGTGA
- a CDS encoding AAA family ATPase has translation MKLQRMRIEQLRQFCKPFVLDNLQPGLNLIHGPNESGKSTLVRSIRAAFFERYRSTAVDDLRPWGDSAAAPTIELDFEHEGRSWHLTKSFLQRKRCDLKVGTETYSEDDAEEKLAELLGYQYPKRGASKAEHWGIPGLLWVEQGTGQDIEQAIEHAGDHLKSALNSMVGEVASSGGDDLIETVRSQRDTLLTGTGKPRGDYLKLEKDRALYEAEIEELKERVHKYQEQVDRLGKLAQDYDQAEAERPWEEAQRQLEQARAQYQQVERLEQQQAQEKATLAQLQQNYRLLQQNKEHLEGLSRQLEGRKAELDRAERDLATAQAQTPMITGRLQEARTAYEQAEKQRKLAGLLQTRERLEQDVRRLEQQKQVLTQNLAKAKEYHQQLEQARQQARDNRIDSAAVKNLKATANQLNEETIRSRTIATRLNWQLEASASLTLNNEQLTGQGEQQLLEESTLVIPGMGTLGITPGGEELASTRRKLKTLEDSFAEQLKTLGVASVEQAEDRLSAFESAGRAQKHAEDLLKSVAPAGIEQLVSQQSEAKSELEKAKSQLQATPEPDQKENVPALEEAEAAFVQAGTALDKAESDEREHQATLSALKQARDNARTEWQRLADEEKSPERQQQLQQITTDLANLEKQQTQLQASLERREREIREARPDFLKQDIERYQNAVNHLRQTQENRGRELRDIKVRLEAWGAEGLEEQLNEKEAELDQCNRRYQELHRRAQALDLLLNLLTEKRQALTRRLQAPLQKHLNHYLSVLFPEASLEVDEQLRPGTFSRGSELGQVTELSFGAREQMGLISRLAYADLLREAGRPTLVILDDTLVHSDSGRLEDMKRILFDAASRHQILLFTCHPEKWQDLGVPPVDIQASKGNHNGT, from the coding sequence ATGAAACTGCAGCGCATGCGCATTGAGCAGCTACGCCAGTTCTGCAAACCCTTTGTTCTGGACAACCTGCAACCCGGCCTCAACCTGATTCACGGCCCCAACGAATCCGGCAAAAGCACCCTGGTGCGCTCGATCCGGGCGGCCTTTTTCGAGCGCTATCGCTCAACCGCCGTTGACGACCTTCGCCCCTGGGGCGACTCCGCCGCGGCGCCCACCATTGAACTGGATTTCGAGCACGAGGGCCGTTCCTGGCATCTCACCAAGAGCTTCCTGCAACGAAAACGCTGTGACCTGAAAGTCGGCACCGAGACCTACAGCGAAGACGACGCCGAAGAAAAACTGGCCGAGTTGCTGGGCTACCAGTACCCGAAACGCGGCGCCAGCAAAGCCGAGCACTGGGGCATACCGGGATTGCTGTGGGTGGAGCAGGGCACCGGGCAGGACATCGAGCAGGCCATCGAACACGCCGGCGACCACCTCAAATCCGCCCTGAACTCCATGGTCGGAGAGGTGGCCAGTTCCGGCGGCGATGACCTGATCGAGACCGTCCGCAGCCAGCGGGACACCCTGCTGACCGGCACCGGCAAGCCCCGGGGAGACTACCTGAAGCTGGAGAAAGACCGCGCCTTGTATGAGGCCGAAATCGAAGAGCTGAAGGAGCGGGTGCACAAATACCAGGAGCAGGTCGACCGACTGGGCAAACTGGCCCAGGACTATGATCAGGCGGAGGCCGAGCGCCCTTGGGAAGAGGCCCAGCGACAACTGGAGCAAGCCCGGGCGCAGTATCAGCAGGTAGAACGCCTGGAGCAGCAGCAAGCCCAGGAGAAGGCCACGCTCGCCCAGCTGCAGCAGAATTACCGATTGTTGCAACAGAACAAGGAACACCTGGAAGGCCTGAGCCGCCAGCTCGAGGGCCGAAAAGCCGAACTGGACCGTGCGGAGCGAGACCTCGCCACCGCACAAGCGCAAACGCCGATGATTACAGGCCGTTTGCAGGAAGCCAGAACTGCCTACGAGCAGGCTGAAAAGCAACGCAAGCTTGCCGGTTTGCTGCAAACCCGGGAACGGCTGGAGCAGGATGTCCGGCGGCTTGAGCAACAGAAACAGGTTCTAACCCAGAATCTTGCCAAAGCAAAGGAATACCACCAGCAGTTGGAGCAGGCCAGACAGCAGGCCAGAGACAACCGGATTGATTCCGCCGCAGTCAAAAACCTGAAAGCCACCGCGAACCAGCTGAACGAAGAAACCATCCGTTCACGAACCATTGCGACCCGGTTGAATTGGCAGCTGGAAGCCAGCGCGTCGTTAACGCTGAACAACGAGCAACTGACCGGGCAAGGCGAGCAGCAACTCCTGGAAGAATCCACCCTGGTTATCCCGGGCATGGGCACCCTTGGCATAACCCCCGGCGGCGAAGAGCTGGCCAGCACCCGCCGGAAGCTCAAAACCCTTGAGGACAGCTTTGCAGAACAGCTGAAGACTCTAGGCGTGGCATCCGTGGAACAGGCCGAAGACCGGCTCTCAGCCTTTGAAAGTGCCGGAAGAGCCCAGAAGCACGCGGAAGATTTGCTGAAATCCGTGGCACCGGCCGGCATTGAGCAACTGGTTTCCCAGCAGAGCGAGGCGAAAAGCGAACTGGAGAAAGCCAAAAGCCAGTTGCAGGCCACGCCAGAACCGGACCAGAAGGAGAACGTACCCGCCCTCGAAGAGGCGGAGGCCGCTTTTGTTCAGGCCGGCACCGCGCTGGATAAGGCGGAATCGGACGAACGTGAGCATCAGGCGACGCTGTCGGCACTAAAACAGGCCCGGGATAACGCCAGAACCGAATGGCAGCGGCTGGCGGATGAAGAAAAGAGCCCGGAACGACAGCAGCAACTTCAGCAAATCACCACCGACCTGGCGAACCTCGAGAAACAACAGACCCAACTGCAAGCCAGCCTCGAGCGCCGCGAACGGGAGATCCGCGAAGCCCGCCCGGACTTTCTCAAGCAGGACATCGAACGCTACCAGAATGCGGTCAATCACCTGCGCCAGACCCAGGAGAATCGCGGGCGTGAACTCCGCGATATCAAAGTCCGGCTGGAGGCCTGGGGTGCCGAAGGGCTGGAAGAACAGCTCAACGAGAAAGAGGCGGAGCTAGACCAGTGCAATCGCCGCTACCAGGAACTCCACCGACGCGCCCAGGCACTGGATCTGCTGCTCAACCTGCTCACCGAAAAACGCCAGGCCCTCACTCGCCGCCTGCAGGCACCGCTGCAAAAGCACCTCAACCATTACCTGTCGGTGCTGTTCCCGGAAGCCTCCCTGGAAGTCGACGAACAGCTACGGCCTGGCACCTTCAGCCGGGGCAGCGAACTGGGGCAGGTCACCGAACTGAGTTTTGGTGCCAGGGAACAGATGGGACTGATCAGCCGCCTGGCCTATGCCGATCTGCTTCGGGAAGCCGGAAGACCGACGCTGGTGATACTGGATGACACCCTGGTGCATAGTGACAGCGGGCGCCTGGAAGATATGAAGCGCATTCTGTTCGATGCGGCCAGCCGCCATCAGATACTGCTGTTTACCTGCCATCCGGAGAAGTGGCAAGATCTGGGTGTGCCGCCTGTGGATATTCAGGCATCGAAGGGAAATCATAATGGAACGTGA
- a CDS encoding metallophosphoesterase family protein: MPKLLHTADWQMGRAFTRFETEDGAALVEARFEAIEKLAQLANEHQCDAVLVAGDVFDAQTVSDRTIRRVFNATKGFTGPWVMLPGNHDAALAESVWTRAQRLGAVPENVHLALQPRVIDLEPQRLSILCAPLTQRHTYGDLTEPFSGYESPEGFLRIGLAHGSVQGLLPDEIDSTNPIAPNRAEASRLDYLALGDWHGTKQIDERTWYSGTPEPERFRNNEAGNALIVEVPEAGVTPTVTRLPTGRYQWHQWRETLAVQSDLDQLLDRLNALPESAVVDLRLEGSITLAGEETLMKALSVAEARFRSLRCERSGLQLAPTDEDIAALKADGYVGEVVESLRERQQEGAQDDAARDALAILAGMLREREQEASQ; the protein is encoded by the coding sequence GCCCGGTTTGAAGCCATCGAAAAGCTGGCTCAACTGGCCAACGAACACCAGTGCGATGCAGTACTGGTGGCCGGTGATGTCTTCGATGCACAAACGGTCTCCGACCGCACCATTCGCAGGGTATTCAACGCCACCAAGGGCTTTACCGGCCCCTGGGTGATGCTGCCCGGCAACCATGATGCCGCCCTGGCAGAGAGTGTCTGGACGCGAGCCCAACGCCTGGGTGCGGTGCCCGAGAACGTACACCTTGCGCTTCAGCCCCGCGTCATTGATCTGGAACCCCAGCGCCTGAGCATACTTTGCGCACCGCTGACTCAGCGCCATACCTATGGCGATCTCACCGAGCCGTTCAGCGGCTACGAGTCACCGGAAGGTTTCCTCCGGATCGGCCTGGCCCACGGGAGTGTCCAGGGCCTGTTGCCGGACGAGATTGATTCCACCAACCCCATAGCGCCGAACCGTGCCGAAGCCAGCAGGCTCGATTACCTGGCGCTGGGTGACTGGCACGGCACCAAACAGATTGATGAGCGCACCTGGTACAGCGGAACCCCCGAGCCGGAACGCTTCCGTAACAACGAAGCCGGCAACGCCCTGATCGTTGAAGTGCCCGAGGCAGGGGTAACGCCGACGGTAACCCGACTACCCACCGGCCGGTATCAGTGGCACCAGTGGCGGGAAACCCTGGCAGTGCAGTCTGATCTGGACCAACTGCTGGATCGATTGAACGCCTTGCCCGAATCCGCCGTTGTAGACCTTCGGCTTGAGGGTTCGATAACACTCGCCGGGGAGGAAACGCTCATGAAGGCGCTCTCGGTGGCTGAAGCCCGATTCCGTAGCCTGCGATGCGAACGGAGTGGGCTTCAGCTTGCGCCGACCGACGAGGACATCGCCGCCCTGAAAGCGGACGGATACGTGGGCGAAGTCGTCGAGAGCCTGCGCGAGCGTCAACAAGAGGGCGCGCAGGATGACGCCGCCCGAGACGCGCTGGCCATTCTTGCGGGCATGCTCAGAGAGCGGGAACAGGAGGCCAGCCAATGA